The sequence below is a genomic window from Salinispira pacifica.
TACTCCCCGCAGTGGGAAAAATCCAGATTTCGCATATTCTAATCAGAGCATCAGTTGCGTACCCTGCGAACCTCATAATAATACCGTTTTTCTTCGGCATCGCCCATACTGAATGCTTTCCGGGGCAATGCTCCGTGCTGAACCACGTAGGAGAAAAGCTCCTCCCGGGGTATCACATTGAAAAACACGGCGATTCGATCCGGGGATGCCTCACAAATGGATTTGCTGTGATCCCATCCGTGTATAAAATCGATCTTCCCGCCCTCGAGCCGGTCTTCAATGGTATGAAAGGCCCTGTCAGCCACAGCCGGAGCCAGTTCACTCAGGGGATTGGACACATGGTACCAGTTTCCGTCGTGGTAGGCTACTGCATCGTTCTGATGCGCCTGCAGGATTTCCTTTGCCTCTTTTTCGGAATCCAGTCGTACTGTTGCTGAACCGGTCTCGGATTCCAGGGCCTGGAAATAGGCCTCGGCATCGGTATGAAAGAGACAACGGTGAATGGGTTCAAAGCGGAGCCCGGGACTGTAGATGTTCACCAGTTCTGCCAGCGCATACCGTGACGGATGGTCTTCGATATCCTGAAAACTGCCGCCGTTTTCCAGATGCTCTTTTTTCAGCGCCTCCCACACGGCTTTTGCAGTGGCAAGGCTGTGATTTCCGTCGCCCATGGCAAAGGGAAGGGGATTGTCGCTGCCGTACAGGCGGCGGCTGGTTTCTCTCTCCCCAAGGGGTTCCAGGCGGCTGAGAATATCATTTATGATATGCGGTTGATCGATCCAGTATCCGCTGAGATGTCCTCCGTCAAGCATCAGCGGAGTATCGTAAATACATTCCAGATCATCTGTGCGCTCTTTTAAGCCCTCGATGATGGATGCGCTTCTGTCATCAATGAGAATCATGATATGGGGAAGTTCCAGGGGAGCCTGTTTCCGGATTTTGATTCTTGGGGGAAGGCGGTCGAGAATCGTGCCCTCCGTAGCCCGGATGGGGCTGGTACTATCCGCCGAGTAATCGTACTTCTCCAGATCCACTGCAAGGACCAGTCCTTCACGCAAACCGGAGGCTTCAGTGTGCCGTTGAACATACACCCATCCCCGGCCCTTGCTTTTGAGAACGCCTTCGTCCAAATACCGTTTCATGGCTGAATGAATATCTGAAATTCGTTCATCTCCCCGGTCATCTTCCAGATATACTTCGGGATAGACCAAATCAAGGGTGCTTGGGCTTTTCCCCCGGTATTCCTCAACTCTTTTCCAGTATTCCGGGTCGGAGGTGTGCTGATCACAGGCAATGACCGCCCATTTATCCTGGGGGATATCCTCTCTGGGAAGGAGGATTTCCGGTACCTGTAAGCCGAGCTTTTCCAGTGCAGATGTATTAATGTTCATGTGGCCGCCTTGTTAAAATTATACCTTGCTGAAGCATATTCAGTTTACCCCACATCTTCAAGGGGAGGGCCGGAACAACGGAAGGAACAACGGAGGGAACCGGAGATGTAAGATTTTCCTTGCGCCCTGTACAGATCCCTCTCTATAATTCAGGCTATGATTTCCGGACCCTGTTCAGCCATTCATCTTGATGTGCAGCCCCTTGCGCCGACTCCTGAGCTTTTTCTGCGGACTGTCCGGCGGATACTGGACAGCCCCGATTTGGAACATGGAAACTATGTATCACTTCATCTGACTCCCGTATTTCCGTTTCAGGATAGAGGTGACGGGCTTGCCTATGATGAAAAGGTTTTTTCCCAGCTGTTCAGCGGCGGGGACCGGATTGCCGTACGAATTTATCTTGATCACCCCTTCTGGATTCCTGGAAAGCAGGACTGGCGTCTGGGGCTTGATGAACGTGGGGAGGATGCCTTTCCCTTTTTATCCGCACGGCTGAGCGAAACGATTTCCGACTTTCTCAGTCTCTCAGGCGCAGGAATCAGGGCAGTGGAGCTGGTATCCGATTTACCTGTTTCTATCCGTTACAGGATCGAAGAGCGGCTTTATGAAGATCTCTCCGGTTCACAGCTTGAGATCTTCTGGCTTGCGCCGGCAGCCATGAAGAACAAGGGCGGCAACCAGGACCGGGACAGAGATACAAACTGCCTGATCCCCATACTTCCAGGCAGGCTCTGGCTTGAACAGCTGCATGATATGAGACTTACGCATATGTTTCCGGACGAGTTTCAACATGTCTTACCTGAATCACAGTATCCGGATTTCCCCGGTCTCCGCTCGGCCTGGGAGAACTGGACGTCTTCCATACCCGGAGGGCTGTTCCAGGACTCGGCGGCACTTATCAACAGTCTCCAGAGGGGATCTGCCCGGGATCTCTGGCCGTTTTCAAGCATGCAATCACAGGTTCAATCAAAAAACAGTGATGGAGTACTGGAAGGCAGCTACCAAAACCTTGAAGAGGAGCTGAACCGTTCTCTCAAGCCTCTCATAGAAGAGGCCTGGTATGGACGGTTCATGATGACCATGGATCTGGTTCAACGGAGAATGCTCCAGGCTCAGGAACTGGGCTGAACTTCCTTTCTCACAATAAAACCCTCATCGATTTCTGCAGAGCTTTCGATTTCGTAATACTTACCGTGATCTGCCTGATCCACCTTCTCGCCGTTCTGGTTGTAGATAATGAAGTCACGGTCCTGGATAAATAAAACGTCAGGTCCGATGTACTCAAGAATATCGTTGTTGCGGATCTGGTTTTTCACATGCAGAATATGCCGACCGGGACTAATTTCCCCGCCTATGGTTCCGAGAAACATGTGGCTGCGGGCATAGCTTATCTCATTGGGTTGGCTGATTTCCCCGGTTCCGAAGTAAAATCCGGTGGAGAATTCCCGGTGACTCACCTTGTACAACTCATCTTTATAGGGGCGTGTGTCTTCGGGAGAGGTGAGTCCGGGGTCTCTTCCGCTCACACGGTCAATCTCTTTCCGGTACGCCCGGGTCACCATTGCGGCATAATAGAGGGATTTCATCCTGCCTTCAATTTTTACACTGTCCACACCGGCGTCGTAGAGCTCCTGCATGTGATCAATCATGCAGATATCTTTGCTGGACATGATGGTCGTATAACCATCTCCCTCCATTACCGGATAGTATTCGCCGGGCCGTTTTTTCTCTTCCAAAGCCATGGAGCCCTCTGCCAAAGCCGGTGAGCGGTCTTCCATCAAGCGGTAATTCCATCGGCAGCTGTGGCTGCAGTCTCCCTGATTTGCCGAACGGTCGGACATCCAGCTGCTGAGAAAACACCTCCCCGAATATGCCAGGCACATCGCCCCATGTATGAATGTTTCAATTTCCAGTTCGGGAACCGCTTTTTTCAGCTGAGCTATCTCTTCCAGGCTCAGCTCTCTCCCGGGAATGATCCTGGAGAATCCCATATCCGCATAGAGTTTTGCAGCATCGCTGTTGATGCAGTTGGCCTGGGTTGAAAGATGGTACTCCATTCCGGGGAAAGTGCGCTTGAGAAGGGGGAGGGCGCCGATATCAGAAATAATGAATGCATCGAAAGGATATTCGGTGAAAACTTCCAGATTTCGTTCCAGGTCCGCCAGGTCTTTATCGTGAAAGTAGATGTTTAAGGCGGCGTAGAGTTTCCGCCCGCCTTTTATTTCCTCAATCCGTCTGCCGTCTCCGCCTCCGAAATTTTCCGCCCGAGACCTGAGGCTGAAATTTCCGATACCTATGTAGGCGGCATCCGCACCGTAGCGGTACACCGTTTCCAGTTTTTCTATATTCCCCGCAGGGGCAAGCAATTCCATTGCAGCTATGTATCACAGGGGGGAGCGGAGGTCAAGACGGAACTGCTTCAGGGCAGAAGCCGGGTTCTGAACTCCTCATGAGTGTAGTGGTAAAACTCCAGAAGATACTGCTGAATTCCCTGAAAGTATCGGTCCTGGAGGCTCACCGCTGCATCGCCGATATAGCGGAAATGCCAGGGCTCATAACTGTAGCCGGTGATTTCCTCATATCCGTCGGGATACGAAAGGCTGAAGCCGAAATCTCCGGCATGTTCCGCCAGCCACAAACCGGCGGGGTGGACGGCGAATGCAGGGGTTACGGAACCGAAATCCATGGTTGTACCCAGCTGATGCTGGCTTGTCCCCGGCCGGGCGCTGACCCGTTCCGCCTCTTCCAGCCCAAGATTATCAACATGCCGCTGAAACAGACCTTCCTGGTATTCATAGCTGCGGTAGGAGCTGGAAAAATCAAGGGTGATGCCGTCCAGCCGGGCAGCTTCAACCATGGCCAGCACCATGGGCATGATGGAACTGCGCAGACTCAGATCGTTTCGGTTCAGGACCAGAGTCGACTGATATTCGTTCAAGGATACGAGATCCGACGGCACGTAATCTGACGATAAACTATGCCGTTTATCGGCCAGGGCATAGAGCATGGGATCGGGGCTGTTCAGCATCCCCTGGAGATACTGCAGGAATATGGCGGGCTCTGAAACGATATGTTCATATATCTGTTCCCGGGTTTCCTCCGGGGCGGCAGAATTCATGGAACTTACGCCCTGCCGTACCAGTTCCTGGAAATCTGATGCACCGAGAGTGAAGCCGGGGTGCAGGGGGCTTACCGTTTCAGGTTCAGTGAGGCTCTCTGCTTCAGAGTCTGATGCGGAGGTGTTTTCAGAAGCAT
It includes:
- a CDS encoding DUF1015 domain-containing protein, coding for MNINTSALEKLGLQVPEILLPREDIPQDKWAVIACDQHTSDPEYWKRVEEYRGKSPSTLDLVYPEVYLEDDRGDERISDIHSAMKRYLDEGVLKSKGRGWVYVQRHTEASGLREGLVLAVDLEKYDYSADSTSPIRATEGTILDRLPPRIKIRKQAPLELPHIMILIDDRSASIIEGLKERTDDLECIYDTPLMLDGGHLSGYWIDQPHIINDILSRLEPLGERETSRRLYGSDNPLPFAMGDGNHSLATAKAVWEALKKEHLENGGSFQDIEDHPSRYALAELVNIYSPGLRFEPIHRCLFHTDAEAYFQALESETGSATVRLDSEKEAKEILQAHQNDAVAYHDGNWYHVSNPLSELAPAVADRAFHTIEDRLEGGKIDFIHGWDHSKSICEASPDRIAVFFNVIPREELFSYVVQHGALPRKAFSMGDAEEKRYYYEVRRVRN
- a CDS encoding peptidase U32 family protein, translating into MELLAPAGNIEKLETVYRYGADAAYIGIGNFSLRSRAENFGGGDGRRIEEIKGGRKLYAALNIYFHDKDLADLERNLEVFTEYPFDAFIISDIGALPLLKRTFPGMEYHLSTQANCINSDAAKLYADMGFSRIIPGRELSLEEIAQLKKAVPELEIETFIHGAMCLAYSGRCFLSSWMSDRSANQGDCSHSCRWNYRLMEDRSPALAEGSMALEEKKRPGEYYPVMEGDGYTTIMSSKDICMIDHMQELYDAGVDSVKIEGRMKSLYYAAMVTRAYRKEIDRVSGRDPGLTSPEDTRPYKDELYKVSHREFSTGFYFGTGEISQPNEISYARSHMFLGTIGGEISPGRHILHVKNQIRNNDILEYIGPDVLFIQDRDFIIYNQNGEKVDQADHGKYYEIESSAEIDEGFIVRKEVQPSS
- a CDS encoding M15 family metallopeptidase produces the protein MKKSPKKSGTANKLPFLRRVISITGTGLLVLGALLVGLFAGARYTTALPLVGEEVAEAGEINSSEDASENTSASDSEAESLTEPETVSPLHPGFTLGASDFQELVRQGVSSMNSAAPEETREQIYEHIVSEPAIFLQYLQGMLNSPDPMLYALADKRHSLSSDYVPSDLVSLNEYQSTLVLNRNDLSLRSSIMPMVLAMVEAARLDGITLDFSSSYRSYEYQEGLFQRHVDNLGLEEAERVSARPGTSQHQLGTTMDFGSVTPAFAVHPAGLWLAEHAGDFGFSLSYPDGYEEITGYSYEPWHFRYIGDAAVSLQDRYFQGIQQYLLEFYHYTHEEFRTRLLP